A window of the Tenebrio molitor chromosome 1, icTenMoli1.1, whole genome shotgun sequence genome harbors these coding sequences:
- the LOC138134358 gene encoding uncharacterized protein: MFKLIVYFALVATVFGAPEPNPKAKANPGIVAAAYTAPVVAAPAALSAPIAYSSPYAAPLTYSAGYVASPSVYASGYSPYSASFVVV, encoded by the exons atgttCAAACTG ATCGTTTATTTCGCCTTGGTCGCTACCGTATTTGGAGCTCCGGAGCCTAACCCAAAAGCTAAAGCTAACCCCGGCATCGTAGCTGCAGCTTATACTGCTCCAGTCGTTGCTGCACCAGCTGCTCTCTCTGCTCCTATTGCTTATTCTTCACCTTATGCCGCTCCTTTGACGTACTCTGCAGGATACGTTGCATCGCCATCAGTTTATGCCTCTGGTTATTCCCCTTATTCTGCatcttttgttgttgtttaa